The proteins below are encoded in one region of Triticum aestivum cultivar Chinese Spring chromosome 1B, IWGSC CS RefSeq v2.1, whole genome shotgun sequence:
- the LOC123130834 gene encoding receptor protein kinase-like protein ZAR1: protein MSAAGLHKRNDSEPHSVPRSASPHWKAQHRVPLPPMAAVLLLLLALALPAATNALTADGLALLSFRAAVLQDPTGALADWNASDADPCSWNGVACDDAGVRRVVALSLPRKDLVAALPASPLPDSLRHLNLRGNRLYGTLPPALLAGAAGLQSLVLYGNELYGPVPAELGDLPYLQILDLSSNALNGSLPGSILKCRRLRRLSLGRNNLTGPIPPGFGRELSALEELNLSYNRFSGAVPDDIGNLSRLEGTVDLSHNDFSGPIPASLGKLPEKVYIDLSYNNLSGPIPQNGALENRGPTAFLGNLGLCGPPLENPCSPPSSNPSVPKDGESGAGGNGSGRSKGLGKGDIVAIVLADVAGILIIALVFFYCYWKRVSPKEKGHGAATGSKESRSGCFSRDEPETPSEQHDLVLLDQKLRFDLDELLKASAFVLGKSGIGIVYKVVLEDGLTMAVRRLGEGGLQRFKEFQSEVEAIGKVRHPNVVALRAYYWSFDEKLLIYDYISNGSLSSAIHGKPGTMTFTPLTWNARLKIMKGVANGMSFLHEFSPKKYVHGDLRPNNVLLGTNMEPYISDFGLGRLANIAGGAAPSSQSDRIGVEKDQSLQPDSSVSPLVSKEGSCYQAPEALKTLKPSQKWDVYSYGVILLEMITGRSPVALLETMQMDLVQWVQFCIQDKKPSADVLDPFLARDSEQEGEMIAVLKVALACVHANPERRPVMRNVTETLERLSASVSS, encoded by the exons ATGAGTGCCGCCGGTCTTCATAAACGCAACGACTCCGAGCCTCACTCAGTGCCCCGGTCGGCCAGTCCCCACTGGAAAGCGCAGCACCGCGTTCCTCTTCCTCCCAtggccgccgtcctcctcctcctcctagcccTCGCGCTCCCCGCCGCCACCAACGCGCTCACCGCCGACGGCCTGGCGCTGCTCTCCTTCAGGGCCGCCGTCCTGCAGGACCCCACGGGGGCCCTCGCCGACTGGAACGCCTCCGATGCCGACCCCTGCTCCTGGAACGGCGTCGCCTGCGACGACGCCGGCGTCCGCCGGGTCGTCGCGCTCTCCCTTCCCAGGAAGGACCTCGTCGCCGCCCTACCGGCGTCCCCGCTCCCGGACTCCCTCCGCCACCTCAACCTCCGCGGCAACCGCCTCTACGGCACCCTGCCGCCCGCGCTCCTCGCCGGCGCCGCGGGGCTCCAGAGCCTCGTCCTCTACGGGAACGAGCTCTACGGGCCCGTCCCCGCGGAGCTCGGGGACCTCCCCTACCTCCAAATCTTGGACCTCTCCTCCAACGCCCTCAACGGCTCTCTCCCCGGGTCGATCCTGAAATGCAGGCGCCTCCGCAGGCTGTCCCTCGGCCGGAACAACCTCACGGGCCCGATCCCGCCGGGGTTTGGCCGGGAGCTCTCGGCGCTGGAGGAGCTCAATCTGTCCTACAACCGGTTCTCCGGCGCCGTCCCGGATGACATCGGGAACCTGTCCAGGCTCGAGGGGACGGTGGACCTGTCGCACAATGACTTCTCCGGGCCGATTCCGGCGAGCCTGGGGAAATTGCCGGAGAAGGTCTACATTGATCTCTCCTATAACAATTTGTCAGGGCCGATTCCGCAGAATGGGGCGCTTGAGAACCGTGGCCCCACGGCGTTCTTGGGCAACCTAGGGCTTTGTGGGCCGCCGCTCGAGAACCCGTGCTCGCCGCCATCGTCCAACCCGTCTGTTCCAAAGGATGGGGAGTCCGGTGCCGGGGGCAACGGGAGTGGGAGGAGCAAGGGGTTGGGGAAGGGTGACATTGTGGCCATTGTTCTGGCTGATGTGGCAGGGATCTTGATCATTGCCCTGGTGTTCTTCTACTGCTATTGGAAGAGAGTTTCCCCCAAGGAGAAGGGACATGGTGCGGCTACGGGCTCGAAAGAGTCGAGGTCTGGTTGTTTTAGCAGGGACGAGCCGGAGACTCCATCAGAGCAGCACGACCTCGTGCTGTTGGACCAGAAACTGAGGTTTGATCTCGATGAGCTGCTCAAGGCATCAGCTTTTGTGCTCGGGAAGAGTGGGATCGGGATTGTGTACAAGGTAGTTCTTGAGGATGGGCTCACCATGGCGGTGAGGCGGCTTGGCGAGGGGGGATTGCAAAGGTTTAAGgagtttcagagtgaggttgaggcCATTGGCAAGGTCCGGCATCCCAACGTTGTTGCCTTGAGGGCCTACTACTGGTCGTTTGATGAGAAGTTGCTGATATATGATTACATCTCAAATGGCAGCCTCTCTTCAGCAATTCATG GTAAACCTGGGACAATGACATTCACACCATTGACATGGAATGCACGTCTAAAGATCATGAAAGGAGTCGCGAATGGGATGTCTTTCTTGCATGAATTTAGTCCCAAGAAGTATGTACACGGGGACTTGAGGCCGAACAATGTCCTTCTTGGAACGAACATGGAACCGTATATTTCAGATTTCGGCCTCGGACGACTAGCAAACATTGCTGGTGGAGCAGCACCTTCTTCGCAGTCAGATAGGATTGGCGTCGAAAAGGATCAGAGTCTGCAGCCAGATTCCTCAGTGAGCCCTCTTGTGAGCAAAGAAGGTTCATGCTACCAAGCACCAGAAGCGTTGAAAACATTGAAACCGTCGCAGAAGTGGGATGTCTACTCCTATGGTGTGATCTTGCTCGAAATGATTACTGGTAGATCGCCCGTCGCTCTCTTGGAAACTATGCAGATGGATCTTGTCCAGTGGGTCCAGTTCTGTATACAAGATAAGAAACCATCCGCTGATGTGCTTGACCCTTTCCTCGCCAGGGACTCGGAACAGGAAGGTGAGATGATTGCTGTACTCAAAGTCGCTCTCGCTTGCGTTCATGCTAATCCCGAGCGAAGACCGGTGATGAGAAATGTCACAGAAACCTTGGAGCGCCTGAGCGCTTCAGTTTCAAGCTAG
- the LOC123092536 gene encoding putative cyclin-dependent kinase F-2, protein MAKDDGAVTTIASRVASICAVIDHAVASETLSARRVAAISAMIHDVASAAEEGTPRSTRKWRRMGSSRSYQETRRIGEGRFGVVLRARHRATGQTVALKGLRWTTRHSPGSDQLVGKLLREACFMAACGGHPSVVALRGVARVPGTSDYAIVMEYVGPSLDQVVYDRMGRLGRPFTEGEVRGVMRQLLAGADAMHEHRIIHRDIKPSNVLVVHDGGGGDDLVVKICDHGLAMSMVEQNADGAFLAAGTRSYMAPEMLLPKPHYDTRVDMWSLGCVMAEMLTGEVLFERADTMAGQLYKIFDVLGVPEKKKALKAFKSPFSFLAAEVKLWRRQARRGGRLRELFPEKTLSEDGFKVLKGLLTCSPSKRLDAAAALRLPWFADADDDHTPVVAAVSKSGGAAASIRALASHSWQMTLSCFGRPVRSKAV, encoded by the coding sequence ATGGCTAAGGATGACGGCGCAGTGACAACGATCGCCTCCCGGGTCGCCTCCATCTGCGCCGTCATCGACCACGCCGTTGCATCGGAAACCCTGAGCGCCAGGCGAGTGGCCGCCATCTCCGCCATGATCCACGACGTCGCCTCCGCCGCGGAGGAGGGGACGCCGAGAAGCACCAGGAAGTGGCGGCGCATGGGCAGCTCACGCAGCTACCAGGAGACGCGCAGGATCGGCGAGGGCCGCTTCGGCGTCGTCCTCAgggcgcgccaccgcgccaccggCCAGACCGTCGCCCTCAAGGGCCTCCGCTGGACGACGCGCCACAGCCCCGGCTCCGACCAGCTCGTCGGCAAGCTCCTGCGAGAGGCCTGCTTCATGGCGGCCTGCGGCGGCCACCCCTCCGTCGTCGCTCTCCGCGGCGTCGCGCGCGTGCCCGGCACCAGCGACTACGCCATCGTCATGGAGTATGTCGGCCCGAGCCTGGACCAGGTCGTTTACGACCGCATGGGCCGCCTCGGCCGCCCGTTCACAGAGGGCGAGGTGCGCGGCGTCATGCGGCAGTTGCTGGCCGGCGCGGACGCCATGCACGAGCACCGCATCATCCACCGCGACATCAAGCCGTCCAACGTCCTCGTCGtccacgacggcggcggcggtgatgacCTCGTCGTCAAGATCTGCGACCACGGGCTGGCGATGTCCATGGTCGAGCAGAACGCCGACGGCGCGTTCCTGGCCGCCGGAACGAGGTCGTACATGGCGCCGGAGATGCTGCTGCCGAAGCCGCACTACGACACGCGCGTCGACATGTGGTCTCTGGGCTGCGTGATGGCCGAGATGCTCACCGGCGAGGTGCTCTTCGAGAGGGCGGACACCATGGCCGGCCAGCTCTACAAGATCTTCGATGTGCTCGGCGTGCCAGAAAAGAAGAAGGCGCTTAAGGCCTTCAAGTCGCCGTTCTCGTTCCTCGCCGCCGAGGTGAAGCTGTGGCGGCGGCAAGCTCGGCGCGGTGGCAGGCTGCGCGAGCTGTTCCCGGAGAAGACGCTGTCCGAGGACGGGTTCAAGGTCTTGAAAGGGCTGCTCACGTGCAGCCCCAGCAAGCGGTTGGACGCGGCCGCCGCGCTCCGGCTCCCGTGGTTCGCTGACGCCGACGACGACCACACTCCGGTAGTCGCTGCAGTTTCGAAGAGCGGTGGTGCGGCCGCGAGCATTCGCGCGCTGGCGTCGCACTCGTGGCAGATGACTCTGTCATGCTTCGGCCGACCGGTAAGGTCGAAGGCAGTGTAG